Proteins encoded in a region of the Flavobacterium sp. PMTSA4 genome:
- a CDS encoding DUF4293 family protein encodes MFRPQTYYLIGALLVNGVLPFVFPLWKINDKAVYFMSEIIYSALFGLSTTLSLLSILSHQKRQQQFVMGRLNIILNLILLGLFVYRTLTASGETAISEKGVGMFLPIFSIVLLVLANKAIKKDEDLVKSVDRLR; translated from the coding sequence ATGTTTAGACCTCAAACATATTATTTAATTGGAGCTTTACTTGTAAATGGTGTTTTGCCGTTTGTTTTTCCATTATGGAAAATTAATGACAAAGCTGTTTATTTTATGTCTGAAATAATTTATTCAGCTTTATTTGGATTAAGTACTACGCTTTCGCTATTGAGTATTTTATCACATCAAAAAAGACAACAACAATTTGTCATGGGCAGATTGAATATAATATTGAATTTAATTTTATTAGGATTATTTGTGTATCGAACACTAACTGCATCTGGAGAAACAGCTATTTCTGAGAAAGGTGTTGGGATGTTCTTACCTATTTTTTCTATCGTACTTTTGGTTTTGGCCAACAAAGCCATAAAAAAGGATGAAGATCTCGTAAAATCTGTGGATCGTTTGCGATAA
- a CDS encoding metallophosphoesterase family protein: MKKILLLSDTHSHIDEKILKYVRLADEVWHAGDIGNLEVTDEIQKIKPLRAVYGNIDDDKARMEFPLNNRFFCEKVDVWITHIGGYPGKYNQIIREEIYQNPPKLFICGHSHILKVQFDKKLNLLHMNPGAAGIHGFHQVRTMLRFEIDNDKIQNLEVIEIGKK; the protein is encoded by the coding sequence ATGAAAAAAATCCTTTTGCTTTCCGATACTCATAGTCATATAGATGAAAAGATTTTAAAATATGTTCGTCTTGCAGATGAAGTTTGGCATGCAGGCGATATTGGAAATTTAGAAGTTACCGATGAAATTCAAAAAATAAAACCACTTCGAGCCGTTTATGGAAACATTGATGATGATAAAGCAAGAATGGAATTTCCGTTGAACAATCGTTTTTTTTGTGAGAAAGTCGATGTTTGGATAACACATATTGGTGGTTATCCCGGAAAATACAATCAAATAATTAGAGAAGAAATTTATCAAAATCCACCAAAGCTTTTTATTTGCGGACATTCGCATATTCTAAAAGTACAATTTGATAAAAAACTAAATTTACTCCACATGAATCCTGGTGCAGCAGGAATTCATGGTTTTCATCAAGTGCGAACTATGTTGCGCTTTGAAATTGATAATGATAAAATTCAAAATCTAGAAGTTATAGAAATTGGAAAGAAATAA
- the truA gene encoding tRNA pseudouridine(38-40) synthase TruA: MRYFIHLAYKGTNYHGWQSQPDAISVQECLEKALQTLLRKPISIVGAGRTDSGVHAKQMFAHFDFDKIIDSEKLVRKLNSFLPKDIAVFNILTVHDDAHARFDATKRTYEYYIHTQKNAFECDDSWYYSHALNIEKMNEACKILFDYIDFECFSKTHTDVNTFNCKIYEAFWKQNENQLVFTISADRFLRNMVRAIVGTMINIGLEKISLEDLKKIIESKNRSQAGFSVPAHGLYLTKIEYNYINL; the protein is encoded by the coding sequence TTGAGATACTTTATACATTTAGCATACAAAGGAACCAATTATCACGGTTGGCAATCGCAACCCGATGCTATTTCGGTTCAGGAATGCTTAGAAAAAGCTTTGCAAACTTTATTAAGAAAACCAATTTCTATTGTTGGTGCAGGAAGAACCGATTCTGGTGTTCATGCCAAACAAATGTTTGCTCATTTTGATTTTGACAAAATTATTGATTCCGAAAAATTAGTTCGAAAATTGAATTCTTTTCTACCAAAAGATATTGCTGTTTTTAATATTCTGACTGTTCATGATGATGCTCATGCGCGATTTGACGCTACCAAAAGAACCTATGAATATTATATTCATACACAAAAAAATGCTTTTGAATGTGATGATAGTTGGTATTATTCTCATGCTTTGAACATTGAAAAAATGAATGAAGCTTGTAAAATTTTATTTGATTATATAGATTTTGAATGTTTTTCAAAAACACATACTGATGTAAATACATTCAATTGCAAAATATATGAAGCCTTTTGGAAACAAAATGAAAATCAATTAGTTTTCACGATTTCTGCTGATAGATTTTTACGAAATATGGTTCGAGCGATTGTTGGAACAATGATAAATATTGGATTAGAAAAAATATCTTTAGAAGATTTAAAAAAAATAATAGAAAGTAAAAACAGAAGTCAAGCTGGATTTTCAGTTCCTGCTCATGGTTTGTATTTAACAAAAATTGAATATAACTACATTAATCTATAA
- a CDS encoding ABC transporter ATP-binding protein — translation MEAKVFDSNLFKRILKYTKPYKARFYGVIAFAVFLSIFAALRPYLLKQTVDEYIEPKDKYGLLVYAIWMGIVLILEVFSQFYFVYWANWLGQDIIKDIRVKLFKHMLTFRMKYYDNAPVGQLVTRSVSDIEQIARIFSQGLFMIISDLLKMVVILGFMFYMNWRLTWVVILAMPILVYATRKFQQKMQVAFEEVRTQVANMNTFVQERVTGMKIVQLFNREEIEYEKFKAINDKHKTAWIKTILYNSIFFPIADIISSLTLGAVVIYGGFHILDGDKFTTFGDMFSYTMFISMLFNPLRQIADKFNEMQMGMIAANRVFDIIDKDSDVQSNGNKIAPHFEGNIHFENVRFSYIKEEEVLKGINLEVKSGETIAIVGSTGAGKSTIINLLNRFYEIDSGKITIDNYDIQEFELESLRKQIAIVLQDVFLFADTIFNNITLNNPEISREEVITAAKKIGIHKFIMTLPNGYDYNVKERGVMLSSGQRQLIAFLRAYVSNPSILILDEATSSIDSYSEELIQKATEKITQGRTSIVIAHRLATIINADKIIVMDKGKIVEMGSHNELLLKSNGYYKNLYEAQFAVES, via the coding sequence ATGGAAGCAAAAGTATTTGATTCTAATTTATTTAAAAGAATTTTAAAATACACCAAACCCTATAAAGCACGTTTTTATGGAGTGATTGCTTTTGCTGTATTTTTATCAATTTTTGCAGCTTTACGTCCGTATTTATTAAAACAAACTGTCGATGAATATATTGAACCAAAAGACAAATATGGTTTATTGGTTTATGCTATTTGGATGGGAATTGTTTTAATTCTTGAGGTTTTTTCACAATTCTATTTTGTGTATTGGGCTAACTGGTTAGGACAAGATATTATTAAAGATATTCGTGTGAAATTGTTTAAACATATGTTGACTTTCCGAATGAAATATTACGACAATGCACCCGTTGGTCAATTAGTAACGCGTTCAGTTTCTGACATTGAACAAATTGCTAGAATTTTTAGTCAAGGACTTTTTATGATTATCAGCGATTTATTAAAAATGGTAGTTATTCTTGGGTTTATGTTTTATATGAATTGGAGACTTACTTGGGTTGTAATTTTAGCAATGCCAATATTAGTTTATGCTACTCGAAAGTTCCAACAAAAAATGCAAGTAGCTTTTGAAGAAGTGCGTACTCAGGTGGCAAACATGAATACTTTTGTACAAGAAAGAGTAACAGGAATGAAAATTGTTCAACTTTTTAATCGTGAAGAAATTGAATATGAAAAGTTTAAAGCAATAAATGATAAACACAAAACTGCTTGGATAAAAACCATTTTATACAACTCTATTTTCTTTCCAATAGCTGATATTATTTCCTCATTAACACTTGGAGCAGTTGTAATTTATGGTGGTTTTCATATTTTAGATGGAGATAAATTTACCACTTTTGGTGATATGTTTTCATATACTATGTTTATAAGTATGCTTTTTAATCCGTTGCGCCAAATTGCTGATAAATTCAATGAAATGCAAATGGGAATGATTGCAGCCAATAGAGTTTTTGATATTATTGATAAAGATTCCGATGTTCAAAGCAATGGAAACAAAATTGCACCTCATTTTGAAGGAAATATACATTTTGAAAACGTTCGGTTTAGCTACATTAAAGAAGAAGAAGTTTTAAAAGGAATTAATTTAGAGGTAAAATCAGGTGAAACAATTGCTATTGTTGGTTCAACTGGTGCAGGAAAATCAACCATAATAAATCTATTAAATCGTTTTTATGAAATCGATTCTGGAAAAATCACAATCGACAACTACGATATACAAGAATTTGAATTAGAAAGTTTAAGAAAACAAATTGCTATAGTTTTGCAAGATGTTTTCCTTTTCGCCGATACTATTTTTAACAACATCACTCTCAATAATCCTGAAATTTCAAGAGAAGAAGTAATTACTGCTGCAAAAAAAATAGGAATTCATAAATTCATCATGACTTTGCCAAATGGTTATGATTACAATGTAAAAGAACGTGGTGTGATGTTGTCTTCCGGACAAAGACAATTGATAGCTTTTCTTCGAGCTTATGTTAGCAATCCAAGTATATTAATTTTAGACGAAGCAACCTCTTCTATAGATAGCTACAGCGAGGAATTAATTCAAAAAGCTACAGAAAAAATTACTCAAGGAAGAACATCAATTGTTATAGCCCATCGATTAGCAACAATTATTAACGCGGATAAAATAATTGTTATGGATAAAGGAAAAATTGTTGAAATGGGTTCGCATAATGAATTGCTATTAAAATCAAACGGATATTATAAAAATTTATATGAAGCTCAGTTCGCAGTTGAATCCTAA
- the lpdA gene encoding dihydrolipoyl dehydrogenase, whose protein sequence is MKYDIIVLGSGPGGYVTAIRASQLGFKVAVIEKESLGGICLNWGCIPTKALLKSAQVFDYLKHASDYGLTVKEFDKDFSAVVKRSRDIADGMSKGVQFLMKKNKIDVIDGFGKIKPGKKVDVTSADGKVTEYSADHIIIATGARSRELPNLPQDGKKVIGYRQAMTLPTQPKSMIVVGSGAIGVEFAHFYNAMGTEVTIVEFMPNVVPVEDEDISKQFERSLKKAGINIMTNSSVERIDTSGNGVKAFVKTPKGEEILEAEILLSAVGIKTNIENIGLEEVGIATDKDKILVNAYNQTNVPGYYAIGDVTPGQALAHVASAEGINCVEKIAGLHVEPIDYGNIPGCTYATPEIASVGLTEKQAKEKGYELKIGKFPFTASGKAKAAGTPDGFVKVIFDAKYGEWLGCHMIGAGVTDMIAEAVVARKLETTGHEILKAVHPHPTMSEAVMEAVADAYGEVIHL, encoded by the coding sequence ATGAAATACGATATTATTGTTTTAGGAAGTGGTCCAGGCGGTTATGTAACTGCAATTCGTGCTTCACAATTAGGCTTTAAAGTTGCCGTTATTGAAAAAGAAAGTTTAGGTGGAATTTGTTTGAATTGGGGTTGTATTCCAACCAAAGCACTTTTAAAATCGGCCCAAGTTTTTGATTACCTAAAACATGCTTCAGATTATGGATTGACTGTAAAAGAATTTGATAAAGATTTCTCAGCAGTTGTAAAACGTTCTCGTGATATAGCTGATGGAATGAGCAAAGGAGTTCAATTCTTAATGAAGAAAAATAAAATTGATGTAATTGATGGTTTTGGAAAAATAAAACCAGGCAAAAAAGTTGATGTAACTTCTGCTGATGGAAAAGTTACAGAGTATTCTGCTGACCATATAATCATTGCAACTGGCGCTCGTTCACGTGAATTACCAAATCTTCCACAAGATGGGAAAAAAGTAATTGGTTATCGTCAAGCAATGACATTGCCTACTCAACCTAAATCAATGATTGTAGTTGGTTCAGGTGCAATTGGTGTTGAATTTGCTCATTTTTATAACGCAATGGGAACAGAAGTTACCATAGTAGAATTTATGCCAAATGTTGTTCCGGTTGAAGATGAAGACATTTCAAAACAATTTGAACGTTCACTAAAAAAAGCTGGAATCAACATTATGACAAATTCATCTGTTGAAAGAATTGATACTTCAGGAAACGGTGTAAAAGCTTTTGTAAAAACTCCAAAAGGAGAAGAAATTCTTGAGGCAGAAATTTTACTTTCAGCTGTAGGAATTAAAACAAATATTGAAAATATTGGTCTAGAAGAAGTTGGAATTGCAACAGATAAAGACAAAATTTTAGTAAATGCTTACAATCAAACCAACGTTCCTGGTTACTACGCTATTGGAGATGTTACTCCAGGTCAAGCTTTAGCTCACGTTGCTTCTGCTGAAGGTATTAACTGTGTTGAAAAAATTGCAGGTTTACACGTAGAACCAATTGACTATGGTAATATTCCTGGTTGTACTTATGCAACACCTGAAATTGCTTCTGTTGGCTTAACCGAAAAACAAGCTAAAGAAAAAGGATACGAATTAAAAATTGGCAAATTTCCATTTACAGCATCAGGAAAAGCAAAAGCTGCTGGTACGCCAGATGGTTTTGTAAAAGTAATTTTTGATGCAAAATATGGTGAATGGTTAGGTTGTCACATGATTGGTGCTGGCGTTACTGATATGATTGCAGAAGCAGTTGTTGCAAGAAAATTAGAAACAACTGGTCACGAAATACTTAAAGCGGTTCATCCACATCCAACCATGAGTGAAGCTGTAATGGAAGCCGTTGCGGATGCTTATGGTGAAGTTATTCACTTGTAA
- a CDS encoding YybH family protein, whose product MKKIIANGFLALFFILLTVSCNKTKASSGFDSAPKTETNLEEVKNAVIGVNEIFVIAFNKGDANMMADCYTTDAKFMLPNGKSVVGKENIKAHFESMLAKGVPTFALKTTGTWGDSETMSAEMEWLMADKEGNVIDNGKALEIFKKEDGKWKIFRDIFNSDNPVK is encoded by the coding sequence ATGAAAAAAATAATTGCAAACGGATTCTTAGCACTCTTTTTTATTCTACTAACTGTAAGTTGTAATAAAACCAAAGCATCTTCTGGTTTTGATTCTGCTCCAAAAACCGAAACCAATCTAGAAGAAGTAAAGAATGCTGTAATTGGTGTTAACGAAATATTTGTAATAGCATTTAACAAAGGTGATGCAAACATGATGGCAGATTGTTATACAACAGATGCGAAATTTATGTTACCCAATGGAAAATCAGTTGTTGGAAAAGAAAATATTAAAGCACATTTTGAAAGCATGCTAGCAAAAGGAGTTCCAACCTTTGCATTAAAAACAACTGGAACTTGGGGTGATTCTGAAACTATGTCCGCTGAAATGGAATGGCTAATGGCCGACAAAGAAGGCAATGTAATTGACAACGGAAAAGCATTAGAAATTTTCAAAAAAGAAGACGGAAAGTGGAAAATATTTAGAGATATTTTCAATTCAGACAATCCAGTAAAATAA
- a CDS encoding lysophospholipid acyltransferase family protein: protein MGLFKRNPFGHILFIKKWLIRIFGVLTHRRYRGFNELQIEGSEIITSLPDKNVLFISNHQTYFADVVAMFHVFNASLSGRVDSIKNVGYLWQPKMNIYYVAASETMKAGLLPRILAYVGAITVERTWRSGGKDVKEKREVNPNDTENIKIALDDGWVITFPQGTTKSFKPVRKGTAHIIKQHKPIVVPIVIDGFRRAFDKKGLRVKKKNILQSFIIKEPLEIDYDNESIEEIVEKIEYAIEQHPSFLKVIPAEEIEEQERLNRLRQWQM from the coding sequence ATGGGATTATTTAAAAGAAATCCTTTTGGTCATATTCTTTTTATCAAAAAATGGTTAATTAGAATCTTTGGGGTTTTAACCCACAGAAGATATCGCGGATTTAATGAACTTCAAATAGAAGGTTCTGAAATTATTACTTCACTTCCCGATAAAAATGTACTTTTTATATCAAACCATCAAACCTATTTTGCTGATGTTGTAGCAATGTTTCATGTCTTTAATGCTAGTCTTTCAGGAAGAGTTGATAGTATTAAAAACGTTGGCTATTTGTGGCAACCAAAAATGAATATTTATTATGTAGCTGCAAGTGAAACAATGAAAGCTGGATTATTGCCGAGAATTTTGGCATATGTTGGTGCTATAACCGTTGAGAGAACTTGGCGTTCAGGAGGAAAAGATGTTAAAGAAAAAAGAGAAGTAAACCCTAATGATACAGAAAACATAAAAATTGCTTTAGATGATGGTTGGGTTATTACTTTTCCTCAAGGAACAACCAAATCGTTTAAACCTGTTAGAAAAGGAACGGCACATATCATTAAACAACATAAGCCAATTGTTGTTCCGATAGTAATTGACGGTTTTCGAAGAGCTTTTGATAAAAAAGGTTTGAGAGTAAAAAAGAAAAATATTCTTCAATCGTTTATTATTAAAGAACCTCTTGAAATTGATTATGACAATGAATCTATAGAAGAAATTGTTGAAAAAATTGAATATGCTATTGAGCAACATCCTTCATTTTTGAAAGTTATTCCTGCTGAAGAAATAGAAGAACAAGAGCGTTTAAATAGATTGCGTCAATGGCAGATGTAG
- a CDS encoding NUDIX hydrolase, with protein MQFDYFLQFTPKIINVGLPATEAHAKMAPSNRIELLKKINPENFNAKKAAVMMLFYPKNSQTHLVLILRNSYKGVHSSQIAFPGGKPEIVDVDLKDTALRETHEEIGVLPDKIEVIRSFTEVYIPPSNYLVHPFLGISKEELQFVRQEEEVAGIIEFPLVDFLDDRIIQNKRLDTSYATNFEVPGFLVNEHFVWGATAMILSELKETLKMVL; from the coding sequence ATGCAATTTGATTATTTTTTACAATTTACGCCAAAAATAATAAATGTTGGGCTTCCGGCAACGGAAGCGCATGCAAAAATGGCTCCTTCAAACAGAATAGAGTTGCTTAAAAAAATAAATCCTGAAAATTTCAATGCAAAAAAAGCAGCAGTAATGATGCTTTTTTATCCTAAAAATAGTCAAACACATTTGGTTCTTATTTTACGTAATTCTTATAAAGGTGTTCATTCATCTCAAATTGCATTTCCAGGCGGAAAACCAGAAATTGTTGATGTTGATTTAAAAGATACTGCTTTGAGAGAAACGCACGAGGAAATTGGGGTTTTGCCTGATAAAATTGAAGTTATCCGTTCTTTTACTGAAGTTTATATTCCGCCTAGTAATTATTTAGTCCATCCTTTTTTAGGTATCAGTAAAGAAGAATTACAGTTTGTTCGTCAAGAGGAAGAAGTCGCAGGTATTATTGAATTTCCTCTAGTAGATTTTTTGGATGATAGAATAATTCAAAATAAAAGATTAGATACTTCTTATGCTACAAACTTTGAAGTTCCAGGTTTTTTAGTTAATGAACACTTTGTTTGGGGAGCAACGGCCATGATATTGAGTGAGTTAAAAGAAACCCTAAAAATGGTGTTGTAA
- a CDS encoding DUF4268 domain-containing protein — protein sequence MYSKEEAQKIKKEFWIAFAETYPRKWMLYDTKIKEVSFKFYVDNKKAQVLLDIEPKDEEKRKIYFEKIESLKTILHEEHLPEAILERNFYLENGKTISRIWVELENVSINNKKTWETIFDFFNEKMSAFEYFFLEHEDYIKDLEINT from the coding sequence ATGTATAGTAAAGAAGAAGCTCAAAAAATAAAAAAAGAATTTTGGATAGCGTTTGCAGAAACATATCCGAGGAAATGGATGTTGTATGACACTAAAATTAAAGAAGTTTCTTTTAAGTTCTATGTAGATAATAAAAAAGCTCAAGTTCTACTTGATATTGAGCCTAAGGATGAAGAAAAGCGTAAAATTTATTTCGAAAAAATTGAATCTCTAAAAACTATACTTCATGAAGAACATTTACCTGAAGCAATTTTGGAACGAAATTTTTATTTAGAAAACGGAAAAACAATTAGTAGAATTTGGGTTGAACTCGAAAATGTTAGCATTAATAACAAAAAAACTTGGGAAACTATTTTTGATTTTTTTAATGAAAAAATGAGTGCTTTTGAATACTTTTTTTTAGAGCATGAAGATTACATCAAAGATTTAGAAATCAATACTTAG
- a CDS encoding DUF721 domain-containing protein: MAKRLSNESPIGDVLKEFIEVNKLQSGMDKIDVQKAWKSLMGNGVNSYTNEVILKGSTLYVSLSSAVLRQELSYGKQKIIVMLNEELRKEVVKEIVLR, translated from the coding sequence ATGGCTAAACGATTAAGCAATGAAAGTCCCATTGGTGATGTCCTAAAAGAGTTTATCGAAGTTAATAAACTCCAATCGGGTATGGATAAAATTGATGTTCAAAAAGCTTGGAAATCATTAATGGGCAATGGTGTTAATAGCTATACAAATGAAGTAATTTTAAAAGGTTCTACATTATATGTTTCTTTGTCTTCAGCAGTTTTAAGACAAGAATTGAGTTATGGAAAGCAAAAAATTATTGTTATGCTTAATGAAGAATTGCGTAAAGAAGTAGTTAAAGAAATTGTTCTTCGCTAA
- a CDS encoding lipocalin family protein, with amino-acid sequence MKKTTLLLITFLFISCQKEVKKEDLFKLNGYWEIQQVAKPDGENKDYKVNETVDYFEISNNVGFRQKVMPQFDGKFKTNGIQETIRIIDSNKVFYVEYSTDYGKWKEQILELKDSTLVLKNKENLKYTYKKFKPFSIK; translated from the coding sequence ATGAAAAAAACAACTCTTTTATTAATTACTTTTCTTTTTATTTCCTGTCAAAAAGAAGTAAAAAAAGAGGATTTATTTAAACTTAATGGTTATTGGGAAATTCAACAAGTTGCAAAACCTGATGGAGAAAATAAAGATTATAAAGTAAATGAAACAGTTGACTATTTTGAAATAAGCAACAATGTAGGTTTTCGCCAGAAAGTAATGCCTCAATTTGATGGAAAATTCAAAACAAATGGTATTCAGGAAACAATTAGAATAATAGATAGTAATAAAGTTTTCTATGTTGAGTATTCAACTGATTATGGTAAATGGAAAGAACAAATTTTAGAACTTAAAGATTCAACTTTGGTATTAAAAAACAAAGAAAATTTGAAATACACTTATAAAAAATTCAAACCTTTTTCAATAAAATAA
- a CDS encoding serine hydrolase domain-containing protein, producing the protein MKYLYIILLFPFILSNCSSDTNENPNPVNEQMYFPPIDGSNTWETKSISSLNWNQNAVQPLLTYLEEKHTKSFMILVNGRIVMENYFNGHTASSNHYWASAGKTLTATISGIAEQEGLININNKVSDYLGTGWTSAPIAKENLITCKNLLSMNSGLNDALGDNVSPANLQYVADAGTRWAYHNVYVKMQDVVAQASGQTWNAYFNAKLRDKIGMNGFWFNSLTNGDLSVYTSTTRSMARFGLLNLNKGKWESNQILNENYFTQATNTSQNINLAYGYLWWLNGKSSYHLPQSQFQFNGSLIPNAPNDMFMALGRDDQKIYVIPSKKMVVIRMGDAADEQNFALSGFDNELWGKINALIQ; encoded by the coding sequence ATGAAATACCTTTATATAATTTTATTATTCCCATTTATTTTAAGCAATTGTAGTTCAGATACAAACGAAAATCCAAATCCAGTTAACGAACAAATGTATTTTCCTCCAATTGATGGAAGCAATACTTGGGAAACAAAATCAATTTCAAGTTTAAACTGGAATCAAAATGCAGTACAACCACTTTTGACGTACTTAGAGGAAAAACACACTAAATCTTTTATGATATTAGTAAATGGTCGAATTGTGATGGAAAATTATTTCAACGGACATACTGCTTCTTCAAATCATTATTGGGCAAGTGCTGGAAAAACTTTAACAGCAACAATTTCTGGAATTGCTGAACAAGAAGGACTAATTAACATAAACAATAAAGTTTCTGATTACTTAGGAACAGGTTGGACAAGTGCACCAATTGCAAAAGAAAATCTAATTACTTGCAAAAATTTACTCTCTATGAATTCTGGATTAAATGATGCGTTAGGCGATAATGTTTCACCAGCGAATCTTCAATATGTTGCTGATGCAGGAACACGTTGGGCATATCATAACGTCTATGTAAAAATGCAAGATGTTGTTGCTCAGGCATCAGGTCAAACATGGAATGCTTATTTCAATGCCAAATTGAGAGATAAAATTGGAATGAATGGATTTTGGTTTAATAGTTTAACAAATGGCGATTTAAGCGTTTATACAAGTACTACTAGAAGTATGGCTCGATTTGGATTGTTAAATCTAAATAAAGGAAAATGGGAAAGTAATCAGATTTTAAACGAAAATTATTTTACGCAAGCAACAAATACATCACAAAACATTAATCTTGCTTACGGATATCTTTGGTGGTTAAACGGAAAATCGAGTTATCATTTACCTCAAAGTCAATTTCAATTTAATGGAAGTTTGATTCCAAATGCTCCAAATGATATGTTCATGGCTTTAGGAAGAGATGACCAAAAAATCTATGTAATTCCTAGTAAAAAAATGGTCGTCATCAGAATGGGTGATGCCGCTGATGAACAAAATTTTGCATTATCTGGATTTGATAATGAATTATGGGGGAAAATAAATGCTTTAATTCAATAG
- the ftsY gene encoding signal recognition particle-docking protein FtsY translates to MSFFKKLFSSEKNDPSKSEEAKQNLDKGLEQSKTSFFSKLTKAVAGKSKVDDEVLDNLEEILVSSDVGVSTTLKIIERIEKRVASDKYLGTEELNKILREEIAGLLSETNSGQETVFSVPKDTKPYVIMVVGVNGVGKTTTIGKLAHQFKSAGYKVVLGAADTFRAAAIDQLQIWADRVGVPIVKQQMGSDPASVAFDTLQSAVSQNADVVIIDTAGRLHNKIGLMNELSKVKKVMQKVVPDAPNDVMLVLDGSTGQNAFEQAKQFTAATDVTSLTITKLDGTAKGGVVIGISDQFQIPVKYIGVGEGIEHLQVFNKVEFVDSFFK, encoded by the coding sequence ATGAGTTTTTTTAAAAAACTATTTTCTTCTGAAAAAAATGACCCAAGCAAAAGCGAAGAGGCAAAACAAAATCTTGATAAAGGATTAGAGCAATCTAAAACATCATTTTTTTCAAAATTAACAAAAGCAGTTGCTGGGAAGTCAAAAGTTGATGATGAAGTTTTAGACAATCTTGAAGAAATTCTTGTTTCATCTGATGTTGGAGTAAGTACAACTTTGAAAATTATTGAAAGAATTGAAAAACGTGTAGCTTCTGATAAATATCTTGGCACAGAAGAATTGAATAAAATACTTCGTGAAGAAATTGCAGGATTACTTTCGGAGACAAATTCTGGTCAAGAAACTGTTTTTTCTGTTCCTAAAGATACAAAGCCTTATGTGATTATGGTTGTTGGTGTTAATGGAGTTGGAAAAACCACTACAATAGGTAAGTTAGCACATCAATTTAAAAGTGCTGGATATAAAGTAGTTTTAGGTGCTGCAGATACTTTTAGAGCTGCTGCAATAGACCAATTGCAGATTTGGGCTGATAGAGTTGGAGTTCCAATTGTAAAACAACAAATGGGAAGCGATCCAGCTTCTGTAGCATTTGATACATTACAAAGCGCAGTTTCTCAAAATGCTGATGTTGTTATTATTGATACTGCTGGTCGTTTGCACAACAAAATTGGTTTGATGAATGAGTTGTCAAAAGTTAAAAAAGTAATGCAAAAAGTGGTTCCTGATGCGCCAAACGATGTGATGTTAGTGCTTGATGGTTCAACTGGTCAAAATGCTTTTGAACAAGCTAAACAGTTTACTGCTGCAACCGATGTAACTTCACTGACAATAACAAAATTAGATGGTACTGCTAAAGGCGGAGTTGTAATTGGTATTTCAGATCAATTTCAAATTCCTGTAAAATATATTGGAGTAGGTGAAGGAATTGAGCATTTACAGGTTTTTAATAAAGTTGAGTTTGTAGATTCTTTTTTTAAATAA
- a CDS encoding DUF4295 domain-containing protein has protein sequence MAKKTVATLQTTSKRLTKAIKMVRSPKTGAYTFQEAIMAPEQVDEFLNKK, from the coding sequence ATGGCAAAGAAAACCGTAGCAACTTTACAAACTACTTCAAAAAGATTAACCAAAGCTATTAAAATGGTTAGATCACCAAAAACTGGTGCTTATACTTTTCAAGAAGCAATCATGGCTCCAGAGCAAGTTGATGAATTCTTAAATAAAAAATAA
- the rpmG gene encoding 50S ribosomal protein L33, with protein MAKKGNRIQVILECTEHKESGLPGTSRYITNKNKKNTPDRLEIKKFNPILKRMTVHKEIK; from the coding sequence ATGGCAAAGAAAGGTAATAGAATACAAGTTATATTAGAATGTACTGAGCACAAAGAATCTGGTTTACCAGGAACTTCTCGTTATATTACTAACAAAAATAAAAAGAATACTCCAGACAGATTAGAGATTAAAAAATTTAATCCAATCTTGAAGAGAATGACTGTTCATAAAGAAATTAAATAA